AACGCACACTTTTCTTGAGCTTGTCGGCCTCATGTTCGAGGCTGGCCATTTCCTGTTGTACCTGTTCCACCTTGGCCCAATCTTCCACCATCACGGCTTCGAAGAAGGGCACCAGATTGGCTGCGCACTCGTGGGCTTTGGCAAAGTGTTTTTGCATCGGCCCAATCGGTGAGCGGCCAAACAGGCTGGCAAATGGATTGACTGGCATAGGGTGAACCCCGGCGTTAAGAAGGCGGCAAGTATACGGATCAGTCCGCAGGCTCGCCAGCGCAGGTAATCGGACTGTCACAATTTCATAGTAGGCGTTGATCCCCACCATCATGAACAAAGAAACCGAAATCAAACTGCGGGTTAGCCGTGCAACCCTGGCCGCCCTGCGTGATCACCCGTTGCTGAAGAAGCGCAACAAGAGTGGTTGGGAGCAGCGCGAACTGTTCAATCAGTACTTCGATACGCCCGAACGTGACCTGGCTGCGGCCAAAGTGGCCCTGCGTGTGCGCCGCGATGGCGAGCAGTTTATCCAGACCCTGAAAACCCGTGGGCAGAGCGTGGCCGGTTTGTCCGAGCGCAATGAGTGGGACTGGAACCTGGCCAAGGCCAAGCTGGACCTGAAAAAACTCGATGACAGCTGCTGGCCGGCGGCGCTGGCCGAGCTGGACAAGAAGCAGCTGGTGCCGATTTTCACCACCGACTTTATCCGTGAGAAGGCGGAAATCGCCTGGGGCCGTGGCAAAGCCAAGGTGGTGATCGAGGCGGCGCTGGATCTAGGCAAGGTGATTGCCGGCGAAGGCGAAGAAGAAATCTGCGAACTGGAACTGGAACTGCGTCAGGGTGAGCCTGAGGCGCTGCTGGAACTGGCCGCCGAGCTGGCTGCCGACCTGGCGCTGATGCCCTGCGATATCAGCAAGGCCGAGCGCGGTTATCGCCTGTTCGATGCCGGCAGCTACAGTCTGAACCTGCCGGCACCGAGTCTGAGTGCGGAAACCAGCCTGGATGACAGCGTCGCGGCATTGGGCTGGCATCTGCTGGGCAGCAGCCAGCGCCTGGCCGAGCAGTACCGCTTCAATGGGCATTGGCGCTTGCTGGTCGAGTGGCTGGAGCAGCTGATCGGCTTGCGCGCGCTGCTCAGCAGCCTGGGCCAGGCCGCGCCGCGTGCCAGCAGTCATGCCTTGCGTGAGTTGCTGGATGCCTTGCTGCTGGAATGGCGCCCGCGCGTGCTGGCCGGTCAGGACGATGACAGCCTGCGCAAGAACGCCCCGGCGTTGTTCGCAGCAGAACTGCAGGGCAATCGTTGGGGCCTGTTTTCGCTGAACCTGTCGCGCTGGCTGTTGGCCCGCAGCTGGACGGTGGAGCGCAACAACCGTGGTAATCGTCAGGGCGCCGCGCCGCTGGGCAACTGGTTGCCGACGCTGGTTGCCGAAGAAGGCGCTGCCTTGCAACTGCGTCGTTATCAGCAGCAGCCGGAAGACCTCGCCGAACAGCTGCCGCGTATCGAGCGCCTGTTGGTCTGGCTGCACCTGGCCCGTGAGGTGCTGGAGGTGCCCGAGGTCGACCGCCTGTACGGTGAACTGAACAAGCTGGCAGAACTGGCCAATCAGCCCATCGACCCTGAAGTGCTGGCTGCGCGCAAGGCACAGCTATTGACCATCGGTTCGCTGAAAGCCTGGCGTCAGCTGGTCAAGTAACTGCCGCTGCGCTGTAGGCTTGTTGCAGGAGCCCGGCTACACCGGGCTCCTCTCTCATCTCTCAACTGCCATCCCGAAAGCGCGCCCATACGGCATCGCGGGTAGCACTGTGCTTTTCTGGCAGGGTTTCCAGCGGGTGCAGGCGGCGCTTGGTGTCGCGGTCCGGGTAGAGGTCGGGCTGGTTGCGCAGGGCTTCGTCGAGAAACTCGCGGGAATCGGCGTTGCCGCTGGGGTACAGGGTTTCGGCAGTGATCAGTGCGGCGACCTTGGGCTGCATCAGGTAATCGATAAAGCGGTGGGCCAGGTCGACGCGCTTGGCGCTGCTGGGAATCACCAGGTTGTCGATAAACAGGATCGAGCCTTCATCCGGCACCAGGAAACGTACGGGCTGACCCGCATCGGCAGCGGCCAGGGCATCACCGACCCAGGCCATGGCCACGCACAGCTTGCCTTGATTGAGATCGTCGATATAGCGCTCGCTGTCGACATAGCGCAGATTCGGCCGCAGGCCATCCAGCACACGGCTGGAACGCTCGATGCGGCTTGGTGCGCTGCGGGCCAGGCTGCGACCCTGGTAATTGAGCAGCAGGGTCAGGGTCTCGTCTGGAGCGTCCAGTACGCTGATGCCGCAACTGGCCAGGCGTGAGCTTTGCTCGGCATCGAACAGCAGGCTCCAGCTATTGGGCAGCGGGCCGCCAAAGGCTGCTTCGGCCTGCGGCGTGTTGATCGCCAGGCCGACTGCGCCCCACAGGTAGGGCAAGGCATGGCGGTTGGCCGGGTCGAGGGCGACCAGAGTGCTGAGCAGCTGCTTGTCGAGATGCTTGCGGTTGGGTAGCAGGTTGAAATCCAGCGGTTGCAGGGTGCCGTTTTTGATCATCGCCGGCAGGGTATCGTGCGACGGCACGGCAACATCGATGGCTTCACCGCTGGCCAGTACCGTTTCCAGTTCTTCGGCGGTGCTGAAGGTGTGGTATTCCACACGGATGCCGGTTTCTGCCTCGAAGTCCTTGAGCACCTGCGGGGCGATGTAGTCGTTCCAGTTGTAGACGCGAATCACCTCTTCGGCGCTGGCCAGCAGCGGCGTCAGGGCAAGCAGCAGTGAGGCAAACAGGCGAGGCATGGATATCTCCTGAGTAGGTTGATGTCGCGTCAGCAGAAGTTCGCGGCGCAGGTAATCCGTCATCACACCGAGGCGTGACTCAAAGGGCAGGTGCTGCGCAACGCGCGGAATAAAAATGGCCCGCAAGGTGGCTGCCATGGATGGCAGACCATAAAAAACGCCGGCTCAAAGGCCGGCGTTGGGTGTTGCATCAAACCGTGTGCAAGTACCAGTTGTATTCGAGGTCGGAGATCGAGTTTTCAAACTCGGCCAGCTCGCTTTCCTTGCAGGCGACGAAGATATCGATGTATTTCGGGTCGATATAACGGGCCAGCACTTCACTGTCGTCCAGCTCGCGCAGAGCATCACGCAGGTTGTTCGGCAGGCTCTGTTCGTTCTGCTCGTAGGAGTTGCCTTCCACCGGTGCGCTTGGCTCGATCTTGTTGGTCAGGCCATGGTGCACGCCCGCCAGTACTGCCGACATCAACAGGTAAGGGTTGGCATCGGCGCCGGCAACACGGTGCTCGATGCGCACGGCATCGGCTGTGTCATTCGGTACGCGCAGCGCTACGGTGCGGTTGTCGATGCCCCAGCACGGCGAATTCGGTACGTAGTACTGAGCACCGAAACGGCG
This DNA window, taken from Pseudomonas sp. SG20056, encodes the following:
- a CDS encoding CYTH domain-containing protein, whose translation is MNKETEIKLRVSRATLAALRDHPLLKKRNKSGWEQRELFNQYFDTPERDLAAAKVALRVRRDGEQFIQTLKTRGQSVAGLSERNEWDWNLAKAKLDLKKLDDSCWPAALAELDKKQLVPIFTTDFIREKAEIAWGRGKAKVVIEAALDLGKVIAGEGEEEICELELELRQGEPEALLELAAELAADLALMPCDISKAERGYRLFDAGSYSLNLPAPSLSAETSLDDSVAALGWHLLGSSQRLAEQYRFNGHWRLLVEWLEQLIGLRALLSSLGQAAPRASSHALRELLDALLLEWRPRVLAGQDDDSLRKNAPALFAAELQGNRWGLFSLNLSRWLLARSWTVERNNRGNRQGAAPLGNWLPTLVAEEGAALQLRRYQQQPEDLAEQLPRIERLLVWLHLAREVLEVPEVDRLYGELNKLAELANQPIDPEVLAARKAQLLTIGSLKAWRQLVK
- a CDS encoding polyamine ABC transporter substrate-binding protein — encoded protein: MPRLFASLLLALTPLLASAEEVIRVYNWNDYIAPQVLKDFEAETGIRVEYHTFSTAEELETVLASGEAIDVAVPSHDTLPAMIKNGTLQPLDFNLLPNRKHLDKQLLSTLVALDPANRHALPYLWGAVGLAINTPQAEAAFGGPLPNSWSLLFDAEQSSRLASCGISVLDAPDETLTLLLNYQGRSLARSAPSRIERSSRVLDGLRPNLRYVDSERYIDDLNQGKLCVAMAWVGDALAAADAGQPVRFLVPDEGSILFIDNLVIPSSAKRVDLAHRFIDYLMQPKVAALITAETLYPSGNADSREFLDEALRNQPDLYPDRDTKRRLHPLETLPEKHSATRDAVWARFRDGS